One region of Glutamicibacter sp. B1 genomic DNA includes:
- a CDS encoding YlbL family protein, whose translation MHEREPQDSTKAPGEFGQAPQGSKGIKRTSAGVLALLLIGIMMFLPTNFMIRSPGPVFNTLGKDADNGKDVISIEGEKTYPSQSELDLLTIYVQGGGQNRVTIPVVLEALINPDKDVVPEETIISHDTSSQQQSEQNDQMMTSSQDQAIAAALTELGYDFKTWLAVADFSTETNSKTLEKGDCLLKYNGQNISSLEVLKKSLNANGDKAAELTVGRKDQQGNYKDVVVSVKADDVDGERQLGIYLTTEHQFPIDVEFGLQNVGGPSAGMMFALGIIDRLTEGSLAGDHHVAGTGEISADGTVGPIGGIAQKMVAAKNAGATVFLAPADNCSDVVGRVPDGLNVLKISTLSQARTALTKIADGEDPASFETCE comes from the coding sequence GTGCACGAACGGGAACCACAAGACTCGACGAAAGCGCCTGGAGAATTTGGCCAAGCGCCTCAAGGTTCCAAAGGTATTAAACGAACCAGCGCTGGTGTCCTTGCACTTTTGCTGATCGGCATCATGATGTTCTTGCCCACCAATTTCATGATTCGTTCTCCGGGCCCGGTGTTTAACACTCTGGGCAAAGACGCTGATAACGGTAAAGATGTTATTTCGATTGAGGGGGAGAAGACGTACCCCTCGCAGAGCGAACTGGATCTTTTGACTATTTACGTTCAAGGAGGAGGTCAGAACCGCGTCACGATTCCGGTAGTCCTCGAGGCGCTTATCAATCCGGATAAGGACGTCGTTCCTGAAGAAACCATTATTTCGCATGACACTTCTTCGCAACAGCAAAGCGAACAGAATGATCAGATGATGACCTCCTCCCAGGATCAGGCCATTGCAGCAGCGCTAACTGAACTTGGTTATGACTTCAAAACATGGTTGGCCGTTGCAGATTTTTCCACCGAAACAAATAGCAAGACTTTGGAAAAAGGTGACTGTCTGCTGAAGTACAACGGTCAGAACATTAGTTCTCTCGAAGTGCTGAAGAAGTCACTAAACGCTAACGGCGACAAAGCTGCCGAACTCACTGTGGGCCGTAAAGATCAGCAAGGCAATTACAAAGACGTTGTTGTATCGGTGAAAGCTGACGACGTTGATGGAGAACGTCAACTCGGAATCTATCTGACTACCGAACATCAGTTCCCGATTGACGTTGAATTCGGCTTGCAAAATGTCGGTGGTCCTAGTGCGGGCATGATGTTTGCGTTGGGCATCATTGATCGTCTGACCGAAGGATCGCTGGCAGGAGATCATCACGTCGCAGGCACAGGTGAGATCTCGGCCGATGGGACAGTCGGTCCAATCGGTGGCATTGCCCAGAAAATGGTTGCCGCAAAAAATGCTGGTGCGACAGTTTTCTTAGCACCAGCCGATAACTGCAGTGACGTCGTGGGCCGGGTTCCGGACGGGTTGAACGTGCTCAAGATTTCAACCTTGTCTCAAGCCCGGACAGCACTAACGAAAATTGCAGACGGCGAAGATCCTGCAAGTTTCGAGACATGTGAATAG
- a CDS encoding M48 metallopeptidase family protein yields the protein MPASPRIFEFVSPDDIPVRVERSTKRRKTISSQWRDETLIIQVPAALDERTERSFVEEMLKKYRNGRQRRDARHTDSALERRAHELDQHYFDGSASPTTVRWVTNQNKRWGSASYQQRSIRLSSKLQQMPTWVRDYVLVHELAHLASPRTGHGPEFQKLLNKFERRSEADLYLEAFHAGYSSYAKEQGRPADELEGFGDDVG from the coding sequence ATGCCTGCTTCCCCCAGAATCTTCGAATTTGTGTCTCCGGATGATATTCCGGTACGGGTGGAACGATCTACCAAAAGACGAAAGACGATCTCATCACAATGGCGCGATGAAACCCTGATTATTCAGGTTCCGGCGGCGCTAGATGAGAGAACTGAACGATCCTTTGTTGAGGAGATGCTCAAAAAATATCGGAATGGGCGACAGCGGCGCGATGCGAGGCATACCGACAGTGCTTTAGAACGCAGAGCCCATGAACTGGATCAGCACTACTTTGATGGTTCTGCCTCTCCAACGACAGTACGCTGGGTTACCAATCAAAATAAACGTTGGGGTTCAGCCTCGTACCAACAACGAAGCATTAGACTCTCATCAAAGCTTCAGCAGATGCCGACATGGGTTCGCGATTACGTCTTAGTTCATGAATTGGCGCACTTAGCTTCGCCTCGCACTGGACATGGTCCTGAGTTTCAGAAACTGCTCAATAAGTTTGAACGACGCAGCGAGGCAGATCTGTATCTTGAGGCGTTTCATGCAGGCTATAGCTCCTATGCCAAAGAGCAGGGCCGGCCAGCTGATGAACTTGAAGGTTTCGGCGACGACGTTGGATAG
- a CDS encoding ATP-dependent helicase, with the protein MSTIKYSPQELSEALGEKFPPTEQQAEIIAAPLEPMLVIAGAGSGKTKTMADKVVWLVANQLVRPEQILGVTFTRKAAGELSIRIRAKIAQLVATGLLSEEETCDFLDPAVSTYHSYANTLVQDHGLRLGLEEDSALLGAAQSWQLGHSVLEKYTGDYQHLNSASSTLIDAIVSFSSEASEHLVTAPEAHQWIDELVAKLQTLPMDAEKDKAPTQAALKLIDKLASRATIAELAEEYTREKKRLGVMDYGDLVAHAARIAQEVPAAALSERASHQVVLLDEFQDTSHAQMVLFSQLYGHGHPVTAVGDPNQSIYGFRGASAGQLFRFPETFPIVRAEQREIAHVKHLTIAWRNTVNVLSAANNITAQAPTSTGPVTVKPLEPSAFAQPGRVVLNRCATVRQEAEAIADLIVAEHQKSPDAGLTSAVLSRNRSQLSIMGEVLSERGIRYQLVGLSGLLSTPEVTDLVACLHVLVDPLRSDKLMRLLAGARWRIGAADLTAFADWSRQLERCRARGLRAEDSERHEGPDTEAIELARAELNDAASLIEALDYFPPENWSSSEGRSLSEEGRTRLTALKDELATLRLMANDDLETLIREVERAMNLDIEVAVRPWVQSDAARANLDAFADVVREYCRNAPRVELAGFLMWLEQAAEKEKGLPLPSEDADPQAVQLLTVHASKGLEWDIVAVMSLNDGVFPGSQSDRWTSGDKALPWPLRGDANDLPQWDTDQPALKELLEAESLFKDHVEDHHVAEERRLAYVAVTRAKSLLICSSSIWTATRSKPTEASEFFNALVPLTQGSAPQAEIGVWVADEDAPEQNPSRLTPLEALWPYDPLDGPQITGGVNRKEFVYSRRSVIQEIADDVLRADANYQPVTPEGQQWAEEAEKLIAQRDFLSNRERAVEAPEHVRASLFVELAEDPVSVLENLRRPVPRRPGLAARRGTAFHAWIEEFYEKTSMLDLGDLVEPADSYLDEALDLESMKEAFLASEWAQLQPAYVEVPLETRVGPVAVRGRIDAVFQMEDGTWLLLDWKTGRIPHGKDLKSKLVQLAVYRLGWSRLHGIPLEEIKAAFYYVSAGVTIRAEHLSNEAELEAMISSAFEQLDS; encoded by the coding sequence ATGAGCACCATCAAATACAGCCCGCAGGAACTCTCCGAGGCACTGGGCGAAAAGTTCCCTCCCACGGAACAACAAGCAGAGATTATCGCTGCACCGCTTGAACCAATGCTCGTTATTGCCGGCGCCGGTTCTGGCAAAACCAAAACCATGGCGGACAAGGTTGTCTGGCTAGTAGCCAACCAACTGGTGCGACCCGAGCAAATCCTCGGCGTCACGTTCACCCGTAAAGCAGCCGGAGAACTGTCCATAAGGATCAGGGCAAAAATTGCGCAGTTGGTAGCTACCGGACTACTTAGCGAAGAAGAAACTTGCGACTTCCTCGACCCTGCCGTTTCAACCTACCACTCCTACGCAAACACCCTGGTTCAAGATCATGGGCTTCGACTGGGACTAGAAGAAGACAGCGCCCTACTTGGTGCGGCACAATCCTGGCAGCTCGGTCATTCGGTATTAGAGAAATACACGGGGGACTATCAGCACCTCAATAGCGCCAGCAGTACCCTTATCGACGCTATCGTCTCCTTCAGCTCCGAAGCCTCTGAACACCTGGTTACCGCCCCTGAAGCACACCAATGGATTGATGAGCTTGTGGCCAAACTTCAGACACTGCCGATGGACGCAGAAAAAGACAAGGCGCCCACGCAAGCCGCTTTGAAGCTCATCGACAAATTGGCTTCAAGGGCAACTATCGCCGAACTGGCCGAAGAATACACTCGAGAGAAAAAACGACTTGGTGTCATGGACTATGGCGACCTCGTCGCCCATGCAGCGAGGATTGCCCAAGAAGTTCCCGCAGCCGCGCTCTCCGAACGCGCCAGCCATCAGGTAGTGCTACTGGACGAATTTCAAGATACCTCCCACGCCCAAATGGTGTTGTTTTCTCAGCTCTATGGGCACGGTCATCCGGTGACTGCCGTGGGTGACCCAAACCAATCAATTTATGGTTTCCGCGGTGCTAGTGCCGGCCAGTTGTTCCGTTTCCCCGAAACTTTTCCTATCGTTCGAGCCGAACAGCGAGAAATCGCGCACGTTAAACACCTGACCATCGCCTGGCGCAACACCGTCAACGTGCTCTCGGCGGCAAACAACATCACGGCGCAAGCACCAACCAGCACCGGGCCGGTTACCGTCAAACCGCTGGAACCATCAGCGTTTGCCCAACCCGGTCGAGTCGTGCTCAACCGTTGCGCTACGGTTCGTCAAGAAGCCGAGGCTATCGCGGACCTCATTGTGGCTGAACATCAAAAGAGTCCAGATGCCGGGCTCACTAGTGCCGTGCTCTCGCGAAATCGTAGCCAGTTAAGCATCATGGGCGAAGTGCTCTCCGAACGCGGAATCCGCTACCAATTAGTGGGTCTGTCCGGGCTCTTGAGCACACCTGAGGTAACAGACCTTGTTGCGTGCCTCCACGTTCTTGTGGATCCACTACGCTCAGATAAACTCATGCGTCTGCTGGCCGGAGCACGGTGGCGCATTGGTGCCGCGGATCTCACGGCATTTGCTGACTGGTCGCGCCAGTTGGAACGATGTCGTGCCCGTGGGCTACGAGCCGAGGACAGCGAACGTCACGAGGGACCTGACACCGAAGCCATCGAACTTGCCAGGGCTGAGCTAAATGACGCAGCGAGCCTGATTGAAGCATTGGACTATTTTCCTCCAGAAAACTGGAGCAGTTCCGAGGGCAGAAGCCTCAGCGAAGAAGGCAGGACTCGCCTGACTGCGCTCAAAGATGAGTTAGCCACCCTTAGGCTTATGGCCAACGATGACTTGGAAACGTTGATCCGCGAAGTCGAGCGGGCGATGAACCTGGATATTGAAGTTGCCGTTAGACCTTGGGTACAAAGCGATGCTGCCCGGGCGAATCTTGATGCCTTTGCGGATGTTGTCCGTGAATACTGTCGCAACGCCCCTCGTGTTGAATTAGCGGGGTTCTTGATGTGGTTGGAACAGGCTGCCGAAAAGGAAAAGGGTCTACCGCTTCCCAGCGAAGATGCTGATCCTCAGGCGGTTCAACTGCTCACGGTGCATGCCTCAAAGGGTCTGGAATGGGACATCGTTGCTGTCATGTCTTTGAATGACGGCGTTTTCCCTGGATCCCAGTCGGATCGCTGGACCAGTGGCGATAAAGCGCTGCCTTGGCCATTGCGTGGTGACGCAAACGATTTACCTCAATGGGATACCGACCAACCGGCTCTTAAAGAGTTGTTGGAAGCCGAATCGCTGTTCAAAGATCACGTGGAAGACCATCATGTTGCCGAGGAACGTCGGTTGGCTTATGTCGCTGTCACGCGGGCTAAATCATTGCTCATTTGCAGCAGTAGCATTTGGACTGCCACCCGTAGCAAGCCCACCGAAGCCTCAGAGTTCTTCAATGCTTTGGTGCCCCTGACTCAGGGGTCAGCACCACAAGCCGAAATTGGTGTGTGGGTTGCGGATGAAGACGCGCCGGAACAAAACCCGAGCCGGTTAACACCGCTAGAAGCCCTGTGGCCCTACGATCCATTGGATGGACCACAGATCACCGGGGGAGTGAACCGCAAGGAATTTGTTTACTCTCGACGTTCGGTCATCCAGGAAATTGCCGATGACGTACTGCGTGCTGATGCGAACTATCAACCGGTAACCCCCGAAGGGCAACAATGGGCCGAAGAAGCAGAAAAACTAATTGCACAACGCGATTTCCTGAGTAATCGAGAACGAGCTGTTGAAGCGCCAGAACATGTGCGCGCCTCGCTGTTTGTCGAATTGGCTGAGGACCCGGTGTCTGTTTTGGAAAACCTTCGTCGGCCCGTACCTCGGCGCCCAGGCCTTGCAGCCCGACGCGGTACTGCCTTCCACGCCTGGATTGAGGAGTTTTACGAAAAAACTTCGATGCTGGATCTAGGCGATCTTGTCGAGCCCGCCGATAGTTATCTTGACGAAGCCCTCGACCTAGAATCGATGAAGGAAGCCTTCCTAGCTAGTGAATGGGCTCAGCTTCAACCGGCCTACGTGGAAGTCCCTCTTGAAACCCGTGTCGGACCCGTAGCTGTACGCGGCAGGATTGACGCTGTCTTCCAAATGGAGGATGGCACCTGGCTGTTGCTCGACTGGAAAACGGGCCGCATTCCGCACGGCAAGGATCTGAAAAGCAAGCTTGTCCAGCTTGCGGTGTATCGCTTGGGGTGGTCACGCCTGCACGGAATTCCCCTTGAAGAGATTAAGGCAGCGTTCTATTACGTTTCTGCCGGCGTAACGATTCGCGCGGAACACCTTTCCAATGAAGCAGAGCTAGAGGCTATGATCTCGAGTGCTTTTGAACAGCTTGATAGCTAA
- a CDS encoding ATP-dependent DNA helicase UvrD2, with product MTEHDAPPVQDLLAGLDAEQRQAAETLSGPLCILAGAGTGKTRAITHRIAHGVHTGIYNPTSVLALTFTTRAAAEMRTRLRQLGAPGVQARTFHAAALRQLQYFWPQAIGGTLPNLVEHKAPLIAEAARRLRISSDRAMVRDLAAEIEWAKVSMHTPESYAKIASTREMPNGLEPVSMARIFQTYEELKDDRSVIDFEDVLLLTIAILEDNEKVAAHVRQQYRHFVVDEYQDVSPLQQRLLDLWLGQRNELCVVGDASQTIYSFTGARPDFLLNFGTRFPEAKVVKLVRDYRSTPEVVNLANKVLATRRIESNVPDRNVTWPEPLELIAQREHGPSPEFFETKDDENEAEEVAQRIKKLLAEGQDISEIAILYRTNGQSQSFEQAFSAHSIPYVMRGAERFFSRREVKEGMLALRAALSVAAETPVPQLVRDVLSSHGYSANAPSGGTGAVRQRWESLSALVRLADEVVALKKEQGTEATLHDVVKELEDRAAIQHAPTLDGVTLASFHAAKGLEWDAVFLVGLSEGLVPISYAKDQAGFDEERRLLYVGITRARKHLFLSWSLARTPGGRAHRYPSRFLDGIKSVRQASSRQQKTYKRREQKLIPAVCSNCGTFLTSAKERKLKRCASCPAAYDEALFDSLRNWRSEIARSNSVPAFVIFTDATLMSIAEHQPESIQGLSKIAGVGRNKLERYGEAVLAVLGAHRN from the coding sequence GTGACAGAACACGATGCTCCACCAGTGCAGGACTTACTGGCGGGACTGGACGCTGAACAACGTCAGGCTGCTGAAACGCTCAGTGGTCCATTGTGTATTCTGGCCGGTGCAGGAACTGGTAAGACTAGGGCAATTACCCATCGCATTGCGCATGGGGTGCATACGGGAATTTACAATCCCACCAGTGTCTTAGCGCTCACTTTTACAACGCGTGCAGCCGCCGAGATGCGAACTCGACTGCGACAGCTAGGTGCGCCTGGCGTGCAGGCTAGAACATTCCACGCAGCTGCATTGCGTCAGCTACAGTATTTTTGGCCGCAAGCCATTGGTGGCACCCTGCCAAATCTGGTTGAGCATAAGGCCCCGCTGATTGCAGAAGCTGCTCGTCGGCTTCGCATTTCCAGTGATCGTGCCATGGTGCGAGACTTGGCAGCAGAAATCGAGTGGGCCAAGGTTTCGATGCACACTCCAGAAAGCTACGCCAAGATTGCTTCAACCCGCGAAATGCCCAATGGACTAGAACCAGTAAGTATGGCGAGGATCTTCCAAACTTACGAAGAGCTCAAAGACGACCGTAGCGTCATTGACTTTGAAGACGTCCTACTGCTGACGATCGCCATTCTTGAAGACAATGAGAAGGTAGCAGCGCACGTCCGTCAGCAATATCGTCATTTTGTCGTTGATGAGTATCAGGACGTTTCACCCCTACAACAACGACTCCTGGATTTGTGGTTAGGACAACGCAATGAATTGTGCGTTGTTGGCGATGCGTCGCAGACTATTTACTCCTTCACCGGGGCACGGCCGGACTTCTTATTAAACTTCGGTACGCGGTTCCCGGAAGCCAAAGTGGTCAAGTTGGTGCGTGACTACCGTTCCACCCCAGAAGTAGTGAACCTGGCTAATAAGGTGCTGGCTACCCGTCGCATTGAATCGAATGTCCCAGACCGGAACGTAACCTGGCCCGAGCCGTTGGAACTGATTGCACAACGCGAGCACGGTCCGAGCCCTGAATTTTTTGAGACCAAAGACGACGAAAACGAAGCTGAGGAAGTCGCCCAGCGGATCAAGAAGTTGCTTGCAGAAGGGCAAGATATCTCTGAGATCGCGATTCTCTACCGTACCAATGGGCAGTCACAGTCCTTTGAGCAAGCTTTTTCAGCGCACTCCATTCCTTATGTCATGCGTGGAGCAGAAAGATTCTTTTCTCGTCGAGAAGTCAAAGAGGGCATGCTCGCATTGAGAGCTGCCTTAAGCGTTGCCGCTGAGACACCAGTTCCTCAATTGGTTCGCGACGTACTTTCTTCGCATGGGTATTCGGCAAACGCGCCTAGCGGTGGCACTGGTGCGGTCCGGCAACGGTGGGAATCACTGTCGGCATTGGTGCGCCTAGCCGATGAAGTTGTTGCGCTCAAGAAGGAACAGGGTACAGAAGCGACCTTGCATGATGTGGTCAAAGAGTTAGAGGACCGTGCTGCGATCCAGCATGCGCCGACTCTCGACGGAGTAACTCTAGCCTCCTTCCACGCAGCAAAGGGACTTGAGTGGGATGCTGTTTTTCTTGTGGGACTTAGCGAAGGTCTAGTGCCAATTTCTTATGCCAAGGACCAAGCTGGGTTTGATGAAGAACGACGTCTGCTCTACGTGGGGATCACGCGTGCTCGGAAGCACCTTTTCCTTTCATGGTCGCTAGCCCGTACTCCTGGGGGACGAGCTCATCGATACCCCTCGCGGTTCTTGGACGGAATAAAGTCAGTTCGTCAGGCCAGCAGCCGCCAACAGAAAACGTATAAGAGACGTGAACAGAAACTGATTCCAGCGGTCTGCTCCAACTGTGGAACGTTTTTGACAAGCGCTAAGGAACGTAAGCTGAAGCGTTGCGCGTCCTGCCCAGCTGCTTACGACGAGGCATTATTCGATAGCTTGCGTAACTGGCGTTCAGAGATCGCTCGATCCAATTCGGTTCCGGCCTTCGTGATTTTCACAGATGCCACGCTCATGTCCATCGCTGAGCACCAGCCAGAGTCGATACAGGGACTTTCTAAGATCGCGGGGGTCGGTCGAAACAAACTCGAACGTTACGGTGAAGCCGTACTGGCGGTTCTTGGAGCTCATCGGAACTAG
- the nudC gene encoding NAD(+) diphosphatase, which produces MALAEKYQTSITGLPFAQARIERPLTERPNPELLNEKLSRNSTKVMLISELGTASTGTELFFIDGPSYTTRDGERQVYLGSCDSTDYVLAIVASDQYSHLNIQRWISLREAFAFLPELQTELMVEAQAISNWIRTERFCPQCGSEVRASTFGWGQRCVENEHELFPRTDPAIIASVIDQQDRILLGANANFRSDMYSVLAGFVEAGESLESAVRREIFEESGVHIGEVAYRGSQPWPLPRSLMLGFAAEALSEELIPDGAEIKDLRWFSRDELRDALESGTIEIPRGVSIAHALIRSWYGESLPEALNK; this is translated from the coding sequence ATGGCTTTGGCAGAGAAATATCAAACTTCAATTACGGGACTACCTTTTGCGCAGGCTCGTATCGAGCGTCCGTTGACAGAACGACCAAATCCGGAGTTGCTCAACGAAAAACTGTCCCGGAATTCGACCAAAGTCATGCTGATTTCTGAGCTTGGGACTGCTTCTACAGGAACTGAACTGTTTTTTATTGACGGCCCGAGTTACACGACCAGAGACGGTGAACGTCAGGTTTATCTCGGTTCCTGTGATTCAACGGATTACGTCTTAGCGATTGTTGCCTCAGATCAGTATTCGCACTTGAATATCCAGCGATGGATTTCTTTGCGCGAGGCCTTCGCATTCCTCCCAGAACTTCAGACTGAGCTGATGGTCGAAGCTCAAGCGATCTCCAATTGGATCCGTACAGAGCGTTTTTGTCCGCAATGTGGCTCAGAGGTCAGAGCATCAACTTTTGGTTGGGGTCAGCGATGCGTGGAGAACGAACACGAACTATTTCCGCGTACCGACCCGGCAATCATTGCATCCGTGATTGATCAACAAGATCGAATCTTGCTTGGCGCGAACGCGAATTTCAGATCAGATATGTATTCGGTGCTCGCCGGATTCGTCGAAGCCGGTGAATCATTGGAATCAGCGGTTAGACGCGAAATCTTTGAAGAGTCTGGCGTGCACATTGGCGAGGTTGCCTACCGAGGTTCGCAACCGTGGCCATTGCCACGCTCCTTGATGTTAGGTTTTGCGGCCGAAGCCCTTAGCGAAGAGCTGATTCCCGATGGTGCTGAGATCAAGGATCTGCGCTGGTTCAGTCGAGACGAACTGCGTGACGCATTGGAATCGGGAACAATAGAGATACCGCGTGGCGTTTCAATAGCACATGCATTAATCCGTAGTTGGTACGGAGAATCCCTTCCGGAGGCCCTAAACAAGTGA
- a CDS encoding phosphotransferase encodes MELAAIATAAVPGLAPVGFAALSDDAEDFDSALIVDALKHRWRVRSPRHDEASMRLEAELSALRAFSAKVRASLPFALPSVAGTVRQGSLRTFVYKDMPGHVPSLDELVDEGSNLAKALGQCMAAIHQIPDEAVEVAGLPTYSADEVRQRKLNELDTAAATGKVPSRLLRRWEHAMEDVALWRFNAAVVHGDFDEEQLQISHSSITAVKGWTDLHVGDPADDFAWLSAIEDQQFTDRVFASYVEARGKAADPHIMRRAALAAEFALAQWLVKSLDSKDPQRIAEADEMLQELDHNIAEYGGQPLSVVEAPRPLAAQNSASSQNSDHEDKNSSDEEKPAPLSSTTSAAPRINTAKVTALSDSATTPNDSPVASSAQTDSKDQSSDDAVKSSDTEQTNESATNAKAKDSSLSQSGSELDEKNAAPKLTEEPKDSDDDSGSQSQESKQGGTEN; translated from the coding sequence ATGGAACTCGCCGCAATTGCCACCGCCGCCGTCCCCGGATTAGCCCCGGTTGGTTTTGCGGCACTGTCAGACGACGCAGAAGATTTTGATTCAGCATTGATTGTTGATGCGCTTAAGCACCGGTGGCGCGTTCGTTCGCCTCGGCATGATGAAGCAAGCATGCGACTGGAGGCTGAACTATCTGCGCTGCGCGCTTTTTCGGCAAAGGTACGTGCATCGTTGCCGTTTGCTCTTCCTTCTGTGGCAGGAACTGTCCGTCAGGGTTCACTGCGCACCTTTGTGTATAAAGACATGCCTGGACACGTCCCATCGCTAGACGAGTTGGTTGACGAGGGCAGTAATCTAGCCAAGGCCTTGGGCCAATGCATGGCAGCAATCCACCAGATTCCTGATGAGGCTGTGGAAGTAGCTGGCTTGCCGACCTATTCGGCAGATGAAGTTCGTCAGCGCAAGCTCAACGAACTCGATACTGCCGCGGCTACCGGCAAGGTCCCTAGCCGCCTACTACGCCGTTGGGAACATGCAATGGAAGATGTTGCCCTGTGGCGTTTCAACGCAGCCGTAGTTCACGGTGACTTCGACGAAGAGCAGCTACAGATTTCTCATTCCAGCATTACGGCTGTTAAGGGTTGGACCGACTTGCATGTTGGCGATCCCGCGGACGATTTTGCTTGGCTCTCTGCTATTGAAGACCAGCAATTTACTGACCGCGTTTTTGCCTCATATGTGGAGGCACGTGGCAAGGCTGCAGATCCACACATCATGCGTCGTGCGGCCCTCGCGGCAGAATTTGCTTTGGCGCAGTGGCTTGTAAAGTCGTTGGATTCCAAGGATCCACAGCGCATTGCCGAAGCCGATGAAATGCTTCAGGAACTTGATCACAACATTGCTGAATACGGAGGTCAACCGCTCTCCGTTGTTGAAGCGCCTCGCCCCTTGGCAGCTCAGAATTCGGCATCGTCGCAGAACTCTGATCACGAGGATAAGAACTCGTCAGACGAGGAAAAGCCCGCTCCGTTGTCATCCACTACTTCGGCTGCGCCACGAATCAATACGGCCAAGGTCACGGCCTTATCTGATTCAGCTACAACACCGAATGATTCGCCAGTAGCATCGTCAGCGCAAACCGATTCGAAGGATCAAAGCAGTGACGATGCAGTGAAGTCCTCGGATACTGAGCAGACCAACGAGTCCGCGACGAATGCCAAGGCCAAAGACTCGTCGCTTTCGCAGTCCGGTTCTGAGCTGGATGAAAAGAACGCAGCACCAAAGCTGACTGAAGAGCCTAAAGACTCGGACGACGATTCCGGTTCACAGAGCCAAGAAAGCAAACAGGGCGGTACCGAAAACTAG
- a CDS encoding zinc-dependent metalloprotease, translating to MAQNPPNNRPNGDDDDNNQQDPFSAMFGQLFGGGFDPNNLPPQLRDALGAQGDPEAMQKMMQQAQAMMSAMMSNNASSGPVNWKLASDTALQAYASDDPSVSESRQSAIKDASNLADLWLNNSTTFESNGQVTEAWTRKRWYDKTLGTWKQVTEPVAESVATAITAAMKEQIPEEMKGMLANSDGMFRNLGASMFGMQLGTALGGLATDVLGGTDIGLPLAGSTPGIIATNVAKFGEGLEIPEQEVLLYIILRENAHARLFARVPWLSSKLIGAVESYARGIHIDMSRIEEAVRDIDPSNPEALQSMLGEGLFTPQRTAQQEKALENLELTLALIEGWVDHVVSLAAANLPFAAHLRETMRRRRASGGPAESAFASLVGLELRPRKLREAAALWQHLYEERGIDGRDAVWDHPDLMPTGEDLKNPTTFTERRELADTEFDDFDAALDKLLSGDFDNVDPLTDGDDSGKPTDPNSPEDPEK from the coding sequence ATGGCACAGAACCCCCCGAATAACCGCCCCAACGGCGACGACGACGATAACAATCAGCAGGATCCTTTTTCTGCCATGTTTGGTCAGCTCTTCGGTGGCGGATTTGATCCCAATAATCTTCCTCCGCAGCTTCGTGATGCACTCGGAGCCCAGGGCGACCCTGAAGCTATGCAAAAAATGATGCAACAGGCCCAGGCCATGATGTCGGCCATGATGAGCAACAATGCTTCGTCGGGTCCGGTGAACTGGAAGCTTGCCTCTGATACTGCATTGCAGGCTTACGCCAGCGATGATCCTTCCGTTTCAGAATCGCGTCAGAGCGCAATCAAGGATGCCTCGAATCTGGCTGACTTGTGGTTGAACAACTCAACGACGTTCGAATCCAACGGCCAAGTGACCGAAGCGTGGACACGTAAGCGTTGGTACGACAAGACCTTGGGTACCTGGAAACAGGTCACCGAGCCAGTTGCTGAGTCGGTAGCAACGGCGATCACCGCCGCCATGAAAGAACAGATCCCTGAAGAGATGAAGGGAATGCTGGCCAACTCTGACGGTATGTTCCGAAATCTTGGAGCCAGCATGTTCGGCATGCAGCTAGGTACTGCACTTGGCGGACTGGCCACGGATGTCCTTGGTGGAACCGATATTGGACTTCCTCTCGCAGGAAGCACCCCAGGAATCATCGCCACCAACGTAGCAAAGTTTGGCGAGGGGCTAGAAATCCCAGAACAGGAAGTCCTGCTCTACATCATCCTTCGTGAAAACGCACATGCCCGACTATTTGCCCGTGTCCCGTGGTTGAGTTCCAAACTGATTGGCGCGGTTGAATCTTATGCTCGTGGCATTCACATTGATATGTCTCGAATCGAAGAAGCTGTTCGCGACATCGACCCATCAAACCCAGAAGCTTTGCAGTCCATGTTGGGCGAGGGCCTGTTCACGCCACAACGAACTGCTCAGCAGGAGAAGGCGCTTGAAAATCTCGAATTGACTCTTGCCCTCATTGAAGGTTGGGTCGATCACGTAGTTTCATTGGCAGCTGCAAACCTGCCTTTTGCTGCGCACCTGCGTGAAACCATGCGCAGACGTCGCGCCTCTGGCGGCCCGGCAGAATCGGCCTTTGCTTCATTGGTTGGTTTGGAACTACGTCCGCGTAAACTTCGTGAGGCTGCTGCTTTGTGGCAACACCTATACGAGGAACGCGGGATCGATGGGCGCGACGCCGTTTGGGATCACCCAGATCTCATGCCCACCGGTGAAGACCTCAAGAATCCAACCACTTTCACTGAACGCCGTGAATTGGCTGATACAGAATTTGATGACTTCGATGCAGCCCTAGACAAACTTCTTTCAGGAGACTTTGACAATGTTGATCCTCTGACAGATGGCGACGATTCCGGCAAGCCAACAGATCCGAATTCGCCCGAAGACCCCGAGAAATAA